The Leptospira kmetyi serovar Malaysia str. Bejo-Iso9 genome includes a window with the following:
- a CDS encoding SDR family NAD(P)-dependent oxidoreductase, whose amino-acid sequence MILFITGCAGGLGKKLAEEAFAAGHSILITDINEKELKKFSTPWKNEKERVLVSKLDVTSPSDWKKVMDLAYKKWGRIDALLNVAGYLLPGYIYEVPANQIDRHMDINAKGVMYGTREAAVRMVADGAGHIVNIASLAGVAPISGISLYSTSKFAVRGFSLAIAQELKEKNVHITVVCPDAIKTPMLDLQKDYEQASMTFSGNKVLTVEEVSKIILGKVLTKKPLEVLIPGSRGILAKIGNLFPAMTGSLGPLLRKKGLKKQAVYTKG is encoded by the coding sequence ATGATTTTATTCATCACCGGATGCGCGGGAGGACTCGGAAAAAAATTAGCCGAAGAAGCGTTCGCCGCTGGACATTCGATTCTAATCACGGACATCAACGAGAAGGAACTCAAAAAATTCTCGACTCCTTGGAAAAACGAAAAAGAACGAGTTCTCGTTTCCAAACTCGACGTTACTTCTCCTTCCGATTGGAAAAAAGTCATGGATCTCGCCTATAAAAAATGGGGACGAATCGACGCGCTTTTAAACGTAGCGGGTTATCTTTTACCCGGTTATATCTACGAGGTTCCGGCAAATCAGATCGACCGTCATATGGATATCAACGCGAAGGGCGTTATGTATGGAACGAGAGAAGCCGCGGTTCGTATGGTCGCGGACGGTGCGGGTCATATCGTAAACATCGCGTCCTTGGCCGGAGTGGCTCCGATTTCGGGAATTTCCTTGTATTCCACTTCTAAGTTCGCGGTCCGAGGATTCTCCCTTGCGATCGCGCAAGAGTTAAAGGAAAAGAACGTTCACATAACGGTGGTTTGTCCGGACGCAATCAAAACTCCGATGCTCGATCTTCAAAAAGATTACGAACAAGCTTCGATGACTTTTTCGGGGAACAAGGTTCTTACCGTCGAAGAGGTTTCCAAAATCATTCTCGGGAAAGTTCTTACGAAAAAACCGCTCGAGGTTTTGATTCCGGGAAGCAGAGGAATTCTCGCAAAGATCGGAAATTTATTTCCGGCAATGACCGGAAGCCTCGGACCATTGCTTCGCAAAAAAGGTCTAAAAAAACAAGCGGTTTATACGAAAGGCTAA